A single region of the Marinobacter salinus genome encodes:
- the hflX gene encoding ribosome rescue GTPase HflX: protein MFERPDVGERAILVHIDFTSHDDTEDPDEFRELVTSAGVEPVAVVTGSRKQPSPRLFVGEGKLEEIRDAITANEADVVLFNHALSPSQERNVERDLRCRVLDRTGVILDIFAQRARTHEGKLQVELAQLEHMSTRLVRGWTHLERQKGGIGLRGPGETQLETDRRLLRERIKSIHKRLEKVRRQRNQGRRARKRADIPTVSLVGYTNAGKSTLFNRMTTSNVYAANQLFATLDPTLRRLELPDVGAVVVADTVGFIRHLPHKLVEAFRATLEETTEATLLLHIVDCHDSRRDENIEQVEEVLAEIGANEVPMLQVFNKIDLLEDFTPRVERNEDGVPVRAWVSAVTGEGLDGLFDAIVERLAEDVIHHFVLLGPEDGKLRALLHEAGSVLSEEHRQTGDTVLEVRLQNRDWLQLLSRAGVKEDSVRLDDRTA, encoded by the coding sequence TGTCGGTGAAAGGGCGATTCTCGTCCACATCGATTTCACCTCCCATGATGATACTGAAGATCCGGATGAGTTCCGGGAACTGGTAACCTCTGCAGGTGTTGAGCCCGTGGCGGTGGTCACCGGTTCGCGCAAGCAACCCAGTCCCCGTCTGTTTGTTGGCGAGGGCAAGCTTGAGGAAATCCGGGATGCCATTACCGCCAATGAAGCGGACGTGGTTCTCTTTAATCACGCACTGAGCCCAAGCCAGGAACGCAACGTCGAGCGTGACCTTCGCTGTCGTGTCCTGGATCGCACGGGGGTCATCCTGGACATCTTTGCCCAGAGAGCACGGACCCACGAAGGTAAGCTTCAGGTGGAGCTTGCTCAGTTGGAGCATATGTCTACCCGTCTGGTCCGGGGTTGGACTCACCTGGAACGCCAAAAGGGCGGTATTGGGCTCCGGGGGCCCGGTGAAACACAGCTCGAAACGGACCGCCGGCTTTTGCGAGAGCGGATCAAGTCCATTCATAAGCGGCTTGAGAAAGTTCGAAGGCAGCGTAATCAGGGACGGCGTGCCCGGAAGCGTGCGGATATTCCGACGGTATCTCTTGTTGGTTACACCAACGCCGGAAAATCGACGTTGTTCAACCGAATGACCACTTCCAACGTATATGCTGCGAATCAGTTGTTCGCAACGCTGGATCCGACGTTGCGACGCCTGGAACTTCCAGACGTAGGTGCAGTCGTAGTGGCGGACACTGTGGGTTTCATTCGTCATTTGCCCCACAAACTGGTTGAGGCGTTCAGGGCGACGCTGGAGGAAACCACAGAAGCCACGTTGCTCCTGCATATTGTTGACTGCCATGACAGCCGTCGCGATGAAAATATTGAGCAGGTGGAAGAGGTGCTGGCAGAGATCGGAGCCAACGAGGTTCCGATGCTGCAGGTGTTTAACAAAATTGACCTGCTGGAAGATTTCACGCCCCGGGTTGAACGGAATGAAGACGGTGTGCCGGTCAGGGCCTGGGTATCCGCAGTCACCGGAGAAGGGCTGGATGGGCTGTTCGACGCCATCGTTGAACGTCTCGCGGAGGATGTGATACACCATTTTGTCTTGCTTGGTCCGGAAGACGGCAAGTTGCGGGCACTGCTCCATGAGGCAGGGTCGGTGTTGAGTGAAGAGCACCGCCAGACCGGTGATACCGTGCTGGAAGTCCGATTGCAGAATCGGGATTGGCTGCAACTGCTCAGCCGTGCCGGAGTGAAAGAAGATTCAGTTCGTCTCGATGACCGGACTGCCTGA
- the hflK gene encoding FtsH protease activity modulator HflK: MAWNEPGGNRNDNDPWGTGGGRRGNDQGPPDLDEALKKGLDKLNKMLGGKGGKSGGSGGSSGGSAGSFGAVLAIAAILVVGYVIFQSFYTVNEQERAVVLRFGEYNRTESPGLRFKVPLIDDVTKVRVTSVRTAESSGQMLTQDENLVTVDLQVQYRVSDAQAYVLNVRDSNQALAFATDSALRHEVGSSSLDDVLTEGRAELAVRVEQRLQSFLVEYGTGLEIVRVNVESTQPPPAVQDAFREVQRAREDEQQVKEEAETYRNKVVPEARGQAQRMIEEASAYKQEVIERARGETSRFLQLLAVYQNAPTVTRERMYLQTLETVLSSSTKILVDTESSGNMMYLPLDRLTQGSVSRSSGQSSGGGNDQTDVQALTDRVIQELRSRQDTNVRRSR; encoded by the coding sequence ATGGCCTGGAACGAACCGGGTGGAAACCGTAACGACAATGATCCCTGGGGAACCGGTGGTGGTCGTCGCGGCAATGATCAGGGGCCGCCAGACCTCGACGAGGCGCTGAAAAAGGGTCTCGACAAGCTGAATAAGATGCTTGGCGGAAAAGGCGGTAAGTCTGGCGGGAGCGGGGGCAGCTCCGGCGGAAGTGCCGGAAGCTTTGGCGCTGTGCTTGCCATTGCCGCAATTCTTGTCGTCGGCTATGTGATTTTTCAGTCGTTCTACACCGTGAACGAGCAGGAACGCGCGGTTGTTCTTCGCTTCGGTGAGTACAACCGGACAGAAAGCCCGGGTCTGCGCTTCAAGGTGCCGTTGATTGATGATGTCACCAAGGTGCGTGTCACCAGCGTCCGAACTGCTGAGTCCAGTGGCCAGATGCTGACCCAGGATGAAAACCTGGTAACCGTGGATCTGCAGGTTCAGTACCGTGTATCCGACGCCCAGGCTTACGTCCTGAATGTTCGTGATTCGAATCAGGCGCTGGCTTTTGCAACCGACAGTGCCCTGCGGCACGAAGTCGGCAGTTCGTCCCTGGACGATGTGTTGACCGAGGGGCGTGCAGAGCTGGCGGTCCGTGTAGAACAGCGTCTCCAGAGTTTTCTGGTTGAATATGGCACCGGCCTGGAAATTGTCCGGGTTAACGTGGAAAGCACCCAGCCACCTCCTGCCGTTCAGGACGCATTCCGTGAGGTCCAGCGCGCCCGTGAGGATGAGCAGCAGGTGAAAGAGGAAGCCGAAACTTACCGTAACAAGGTGGTTCCGGAGGCTCGCGGTCAAGCCCAACGCATGATCGAGGAAGCCAGCGCCTACAAGCAGGAAGTCATCGAACGTGCTCGCGGTGAAACATCACGTTTCCTGCAGTTGCTGGCGGTCTACCAGAATGCACCCACGGTCACCCGTGAACGCATGTACCTACAGACCCTTGAGACTGTGCTCTCGAGCAGCACCAAGATCCTCGTGGATACCGAGAGCAGCGGCAACATGATGTACCTGCCATTGGATCGCCTGACCCAGGGGTCCGTGTCCCGGTCTTCAGGCCAGTCATCAGGCGGCGGTAATGATCAGACTGATGTCCAGGCATTGACTGACCGGGTAATCCAGGAGCTTCGCTCCAGGCAGGACACTAATGTACGGAGGAGCAGATAA
- the hflC gene encoding protease modulator HflC — MGPKGVVGLAGALIVVLLVLSSVYIIPETHRGVMLRFGELVETDIQAGIHFKVPVIDQVREFDIRVLTMDLPSRQYLTVEKKPLDVDSYIAWKILNVDQFYRATGGDEFRAQSLLLSRVDNGLRDEFGIRTMHEVVSGQRDELMHTLRDRVNETSVKEFGIEVLDVRVKAIEFPGQVSENVYRRMATEREKLAQEFRSRGKELAEGIRADADRQRTVILAEAFAESEETRGEGDGQAAEIYANAYGSNAEFYSFYRSLEAYRNTFSSKDDIMVIDSESDFMKFLKDPQGPR; from the coding sequence ATGGGACCTAAAGGTGTCGTGGGCCTTGCAGGCGCCCTCATTGTCGTCCTGCTGGTTCTTTCCAGTGTGTATATCATTCCGGAAACCCATCGGGGCGTGATGCTCCGGTTCGGTGAGCTGGTGGAAACGGATATTCAGGCGGGTATTCATTTCAAGGTCCCGGTGATTGATCAGGTCCGGGAGTTCGATATCCGGGTACTGACCATGGATCTTCCTTCCCGCCAGTACCTGACGGTTGAGAAGAAACCCCTGGACGTGGATTCCTACATTGCCTGGAAGATTCTCAATGTGGATCAGTTCTACCGGGCGACCGGTGGTGACGAGTTCCGTGCCCAGTCGCTGCTCTTGTCCCGCGTGGATAACGGTCTGCGGGATGAGTTCGGTATCCGTACCATGCACGAGGTGGTTTCCGGCCAGCGCGATGAGTTGATGCATACCTTGCGGGATCGGGTGAACGAAACGTCCGTGAAAGAGTTTGGCATCGAAGTGCTGGACGTGCGGGTTAAAGCGATAGAGTTTCCTGGCCAGGTGAGTGAAAACGTTTATCGCCGTATGGCTACTGAGCGTGAAAAGCTCGCCCAGGAATTCCGCTCACGCGGCAAGGAGCTGGCTGAGGGTATTCGTGCTGACGCCGATCGTCAGCGCACGGTCATTCTCGCGGAGGCGTTTGCGGAATCCGAGGAAACCCGGGGTGAAGGGGACGGCCAGGCGGCGGAGATTTATGCCAACGCCTACGGTTCGAACGCCGAGTTCTACAGCTTCTACCGTAGTCTTGAAGCTTATCGGAATACCTTCTCCAGCAAGGACGACATCATGGTCATTGACTCCGAAAGTGACTTCATGAAGTTCCTTAAGGATCCCCAGGGCCCTCGCTGA
- a CDS encoding ATP phosphoribosyltransferase regulatory subunit: protein MTVSDRWLLPDGVEDILPPLAGRIESLRRDVMDTCQRWGYQLVIPPLIEYLESLFTGTGNDLELQTFKLTDQLTGRMMGVRADMTPQAARIDAHTLGQEGITRLCYAGHVLHTRPRHMLTGRTPIQAGCELFGSESESADMEVISLMLEALRVAGLPHVHLDLAHVSIYESLIGDGNFDRETEASIFDAMARKSVPELDELLGDCPENSAGARLRELARVSGGPEALVSARRILEGASESLDAALDKLGRVSDMLARDFPEVSFGFDFCELRGYNYHTGLVFAAYVPGHGDSVAKGGRYDAIGSDFGRARPATGFSLDIRALVSLGERTQKFSGAVWAPADPDPALEGVISGLRMTETVIRALPEDSGVDPAARGCDRKLVKQGGQWVVEKLD from the coding sequence ATGACAGTATCTGATCGCTGGTTACTGCCTGACGGGGTAGAGGACATTCTGCCGCCTCTGGCCGGACGGATCGAATCCCTGCGCCGGGATGTAATGGATACCTGCCAGCGCTGGGGCTACCAGCTTGTAATCCCGCCGCTGATTGAATATCTCGAGTCATTGTTTACCGGTACCGGAAATGACCTCGAGCTGCAGACATTCAAGCTGACCGATCAGCTGACTGGCCGGATGATGGGGGTTCGGGCCGATATGACGCCCCAGGCAGCCCGCATTGATGCGCACACGCTCGGGCAGGAAGGTATTACCCGGCTGTGCTATGCGGGCCACGTTCTGCATACCCGACCCCGCCATATGCTGACCGGACGGACTCCCATTCAGGCCGGTTGTGAGTTGTTTGGCAGCGAGTCCGAGTCTGCAGATATGGAAGTGATCAGCCTGATGCTGGAAGCACTTCGCGTCGCCGGTTTGCCGCACGTCCATTTGGACCTTGCTCATGTTTCGATATATGAGAGCCTGATCGGTGACGGCAACTTTGACCGGGAGACCGAAGCCTCGATTTTCGACGCCATGGCCCGTAAATCTGTCCCCGAACTGGATGAATTGCTGGGCGACTGCCCCGAAAACTCCGCCGGTGCCCGATTAAGGGAGCTGGCAAGGGTTAGTGGTGGTCCGGAAGCTCTGGTTTCGGCCCGGCGAATTCTTGAGGGTGCTTCCGAAAGTCTTGATGCCGCCCTGGACAAACTGGGTCGGGTTTCAGACATGCTGGCCCGGGATTTCCCGGAAGTGAGTTTCGGTTTCGATTTCTGCGAGCTCAGGGGTTACAACTACCATACCGGTCTGGTGTTCGCTGCCTATGTGCCGGGACATGGTGATTCGGTTGCCAAAGGTGGCCGCTATGACGCCATTGGCAGTGATTTTGGCCGGGCTCGCCCGGCAACAGGTTTCAGCCTGGATATCCGTGCGCTGGTGTCTCTTGGTGAGCGGACTCAGAAATTCTCAGGGGCAGTATGGGCCCCGGCTGATCCTGACCCCGCTCTGGAGGGCGTAATCTCCGGTCTAAGAATGACCGAGACGGTTATCCGGGCTTTGCCAGAGGATAGCGGTGTTGATCCGGCAGCACGAGGCTGTGACCGGAAACTGGTTAAACAGGGCGGCCAGTGGGTCGTTGAGAAGCTGGACTGA
- a CDS encoding adenylosuccinate synthase, with the protein MGKNVVVLGTQWGDEGKGKIVDLLTDKVTAVVRFQGGHNAGHTLVIDGKKTALHLIPSGILRQHVYCLIGNGVVLSPEALLKEVRELEGNGVAVRDRLRISLACPLILRTHVRIDQARERARGNDKIGTTGRGIGPAYEDKVSRRGLRLGDLCNPGDFEPKLREIMSYHNFVLTEYFKEEPEDIDAALEELKQMGEEILPMAADVTDMLHDFRKRGENILFEGAQGSLLDIDLGTYPYVTSSNTTAGGTATGSGFGPLFLDYVLGITKAYTTRVGSGPFPTELFDEMGHHLAVKGNEIGTTTGRSRRCGWFDAVALRHAIQINSVSGICLTKLDVLDGMDTVKVCVGYKTPNGEITRPPIGCDTYKDIEPVYAELPGWSESTVGLTSIEQLPENAKAYIRFLEEQIEAPIDIISTGPDRIETITLRHPFGD; encoded by the coding sequence ATGGGTAAAAACGTTGTTGTGCTGGGCACCCAATGGGGTGATGAAGGCAAGGGTAAAATTGTTGACCTGCTGACCGACAAGGTGACCGCCGTTGTCCGTTTTCAGGGTGGTCACAATGCCGGACACACACTGGTAATTGATGGCAAGAAAACGGCCCTGCACCTGATTCCATCGGGTATTCTTCGTCAGCACGTCTACTGCCTGATTGGTAACGGTGTTGTCCTTTCTCCCGAGGCGCTGTTGAAGGAAGTACGCGAACTGGAAGGTAATGGCGTGGCGGTCCGAGACCGTTTGCGGATCAGTCTGGCTTGCCCGCTTATCCTGCGCACCCACGTTCGCATTGACCAGGCTCGTGAACGCGCCCGTGGCAACGACAAGATCGGCACCACTGGCCGCGGGATTGGTCCGGCCTACGAAGACAAGGTGTCTCGCCGTGGTCTTCGTCTTGGGGATCTCTGTAATCCCGGGGACTTTGAGCCCAAGTTGCGGGAAATTATGTCCTACCATAACTTTGTGCTGACCGAGTACTTCAAGGAGGAGCCGGAAGACATTGATGCGGCTCTGGAAGAACTCAAGCAAATGGGTGAGGAAATTCTCCCCATGGCAGCCGACGTTACCGATATGCTGCATGATTTCCGCAAGCGTGGCGAAAACATTCTGTTTGAAGGGGCCCAGGGTTCCCTGCTTGATATTGACCTGGGAACCTATCCGTATGTCACCTCCTCCAACACCACTGCGGGCGGGACTGCGACAGGGTCTGGTTTTGGTCCACTGTTCCTGGACTACGTTCTGGGTATCACCAAAGCCTATACCACTCGCGTGGGTTCCGGTCCGTTCCCGACCGAGCTGTTCGATGAGATGGGGCATCACCTCGCGGTCAAAGGCAACGAGATTGGGACTACGACTGGTCGTTCCCGGCGTTGTGGCTGGTTTGATGCGGTTGCATTGCGCCACGCGATCCAGATCAACAGCGTATCGGGTATCTGCCTGACCAAGCTCGATGTTCTGGACGGCATGGACACGGTGAAAGTCTGCGTGGGCTACAAAACGCCGAATGGCGAGATTACACGTCCGCCGATCGGCTGTGACACTTACAAGGATATTGAGCCGGTTTACGCCGAATTGCCTGGCTGGAGTGAAAGTACGGTAGGGCTCACCAGCATTGAGCAGCTGCCGGAAAACGCCAAGGCCTATATCCGCTTCCTTGAGGAGCAGATCGAAGCTCCGATTGACATCATTTCCACCGGCCCCGACCGGATCGAGACCATTACATTACGTCATCCGTTCGGCGACTAA
- the cmoB gene encoding tRNA 5-methoxyuridine(34)/uridine 5-oxyacetic acid(34) synthase CmoB gives MANFDWQTHFGPLLTELAQTGQEAWSEQLRAQLTHRFDDSPHGDMDRWLSALHRLPEFPDIEADLNNSAIALRTTENPIESRQAQLETALRGLMPWRKGPYDFFGTYIDTEWRSDWKWDRVSPYLSDLSGRRILDVGCGSGYHCWRMLGEGAGRVIGIDPGLLFMFQFLSVKHYLNDAPADLLPVRMEDLPENLAFFDTTFSMGVLYHRRSPLDHLLELKGTLRRGGQLVLETLVVDGPEGYSLMPEDRYGQMRNVWFLPSCDTLLRWLDRTGFRDARVVDVTETTISEQRSTDWMRFNSLQDFLDPTDPARTIEGYPGPIRATIIAEKP, from the coding sequence ATGGCTAACTTTGACTGGCAAACACATTTTGGGCCGCTGCTGACGGAGCTTGCACAAACCGGGCAGGAAGCGTGGTCCGAACAGCTGCGCGCGCAACTCACCCATCGCTTCGATGACAGCCCCCATGGCGACATGGATCGCTGGTTGAGCGCCCTTCACAGACTCCCCGAGTTTCCTGATATTGAGGCGGACCTGAACAATTCAGCGATCGCCTTGAGGACCACGGAAAATCCGATAGAGTCCAGGCAAGCGCAGTTGGAAACCGCGCTTCGGGGCCTGATGCCCTGGCGCAAGGGGCCTTATGACTTCTTCGGCACCTACATCGACACCGAGTGGCGCTCCGACTGGAAGTGGGACCGTGTTTCTCCCTACCTTTCCGACCTGTCTGGTCGTCGTATACTGGATGTGGGCTGTGGCTCTGGCTACCACTGCTGGCGAATGCTGGGTGAAGGCGCCGGACGGGTCATTGGCATTGATCCGGGCCTGCTGTTCATGTTCCAGTTCCTGAGCGTCAAGCACTACCTCAACGACGCTCCAGCGGACCTGTTGCCCGTAAGAATGGAAGACTTGCCGGAGAACCTGGCATTTTTCGATACCACTTTCTCCATGGGTGTTCTCTACCACCGGCGTTCCCCGCTTGATCACTTGCTGGAGCTTAAAGGAACCCTGCGACGCGGTGGCCAACTGGTACTGGAGACCCTGGTGGTAGACGGTCCCGAAGGCTACAGCCTCATGCCGGAAGACAGGTACGGGCAAATGCGCAATGTCTGGTTTCTGCCCAGCTGTGACACTTTACTGCGCTGGCTGGACCGCACCGGGTTCCGCGATGCACGGGTGGTAGACGTCACCGAGACCACCATATCCGAGCAACGCAGCACCGACTGGATGCGGTTCAATTCGCTACAGGATTTCCTCGATCCGACCGATCCGGCACGAACCATCGAAGGCTACCCCGGCCCCATACGGGCAACGATTATTGCCGAGAAACCCTGA
- the cmoA gene encoding carboxy-S-adenosyl-L-methionine synthase CmoA: MSKPRRPSGPPAQLTDRLFATERRPEDFRFDASVARVFPDMIRRSVPGYTTIIPMIEVITEQYAQAASNCYDLGCSLGASTLAMRHGIPYGDCTLTGVDNSSAMIERCEHYIALDDNPLPVSLRCEDILETELNNASVTTLNFTLQFVPPEKRTELLTRIAGATRPGGALILSEKIRFESVEEQEVQTRLHHEFKRANGYSDLEISQKRSAIEQVLIPETLAAHKQRLLSAGFDQVLVWYQCFNFVSMLAIRAD, from the coding sequence ATGAGTAAGCCACGACGCCCTTCCGGGCCTCCGGCACAGCTGACGGACCGGCTCTTTGCGACTGAACGCCGGCCAGAGGACTTCCGCTTTGACGCGTCGGTCGCCCGGGTGTTTCCCGATATGATTCGCCGTTCGGTTCCCGGCTATACCACGATCATTCCGATGATTGAGGTCATTACCGAGCAATACGCTCAGGCCGCTTCGAACTGTTACGATCTGGGCTGCTCACTGGGAGCCTCGACGCTCGCTATGCGCCATGGAATTCCCTACGGAGATTGCACGCTGACTGGGGTAGATAACTCCAGCGCCATGATCGAACGTTGCGAACACTACATCGCTCTGGACGACAACCCCCTGCCGGTATCACTCCGCTGCGAAGACATTCTGGAAACAGAACTGAACAACGCCTCAGTAACAACGCTGAACTTCACGCTGCAGTTTGTTCCACCGGAAAAACGAACTGAACTACTGACGCGCATCGCCGGTGCAACGCGGCCGGGTGGCGCACTGATCCTGTCTGAAAAAATTCGCTTTGAATCGGTTGAGGAGCAGGAGGTCCAGACCCGCCTGCACCATGAATTCAAACGCGCGAATGGCTATTCCGACCTGGAAATAAGCCAGAAACGCTCAGCGATTGAACAAGTGCTGATTCCGGAAACCCTGGCTGCCCACAAGCAACGCCTGCTCTCAGCCGGGTTTGATCAGGTTCTGGTCTGGTACCAGTGCTTCAACTTTGTCTCCATGCTGGCCATCAGGGCCGACTGA